In the genome of Andrena cerasifolii isolate SP2316 chromosome 5, iyAndCera1_principal, whole genome shotgun sequence, one region contains:
- the Rhogapp190 gene encoding rho GTPase-activating protein 190 isoform X3, translated as MARKGDNIKTINVAVVGLSGTEKDKGQLGVGKSCLCNRFMRSLNDDYNVDHISVLSQSDFSGRVVNNDHFLYWGEVTKMAEDGTEYQFQVIEHTEFIDDASFQPFKGGKMEPYAKRCAATKITSAEKLMYICKNQLGIEKEYEQKVLPDGKLNIDGFLCVFDVSVVPNRSMEKQVEIVANIMNNLMKTKKPIVLVTTKNDDANEQYVKEAEKLVMRKEYKSSILIVETSAHENINIDLAFIIVAQLIDKTKTRSKVTPFAEAARARKELLDASTESLQRLIRIHVTDYRALWSHASKKLAQHKEFTTFVELFGIDATQRLFRRHIKKLKDEQVAKKIQGYLNMLPDILHEMCSGLTNLINEEWSAVQQYMKEHPDFHQYFYECPEDISWIDCDFGDNNGTKIPYDVLETPEAANVFKTHTSMLQQEQRRLELPKRWKKQFKQLLEETGYVTPGKHLSEVRVLFMGRECFEALSHHDCQEIYDQHQKEIVEKAKHNFQELLLEHADLFYHFKSIAPSGTITQDDIKEITDALVDDFRYKALDRLDQDRKLMLFQHLGFVHCPIREHCPAYPNCMDALIERILGTKAHRPSSWNHSSQWQLTSDNNQLNLVILGSNGLGEEFAREIRAQTEDDEVEIDCQLYTLGYRIIDGDVGLPHNSFTTSDFMPHGSFCIYSNEDSFEYIRSSLEKTLLSNLEQEDRLPFQGLPIVIMFVPESTIDEMEAIRLREEGQNLADSLQCPFIDVCIEDLEQDKRFPTPLVKDALQQLIQSINHRAGFLNIYQSVIECLEPDIRIIMCMFCGDPYSVENVLGPLLNHQCCFLSGDRSIVLETFLGESKRRVEVIISSFHGANAFRDELVHGFILVYSTKRKASLATLNAFSMNIPNLPIQIMAVTDTGGANAFFSSDLSHLLITEGNATADRLQAHFMTSASSCQQKTAFYTPFFKEVWEKKPEIEQAFNMEEPGNLNDSGEGTLEYSALHPMPPPRHESYHLQTPDDGMSVTFRSGSESYEQLTPDGDLGDTGLNEQFADNRATPSDDSDIYSQVDFYREDRERDLLKTGDITSKLSGWVKDTFMHQDGVTNSYPHRAFTTGRRHISQTKPRPKGNSQTLKQPGKINLKDFSNVTDVIAKMTIGEKDEHGPKMTMGHAPLATPELVDLGSEYAQVKDVVYSSYDGGYMYALVQDSIGNNKTKLRHRREKGQPSYSDSDSERSSLERHRVADVSGKGNKKPATHKRIRKKTSLASMGSGDGIIQLGYSVKEDKNWRLNTVERVSSETPDSSESSDPDITSRSRSKQYRHAAANLRKRFGNSLPQQHLPATSQRPYNMKHMTQEMFSASYDESSLDVSSPREINSPSFGILNKVKDGDKLNRKKDKQKAKEDEKLEKRRQKEEKLKKNAEKEKEREKKKQEKIKQTKGSGGGLSQVQQQPLIEDFAQSETNRIPLFLEKCVQFIEDEGLDSEGIYRVPGNRAHVELLFQKFEEDGNVDIHALDIPVNAVATALKDFFSKRLPPLIDKDRMTELEDISGARGISKPMSATCMNMEDRSCRLLALRFMLNKLNPVNFDVLKFIFHHFVKVAENCKLNSMDSKNLAICWWPTLLPIEFNDLGRFESMRPYLEDVVQTMIDQYPFLFCGEEAIVMV; from the exons ATGGCAAGGAAAGGTGATAACATTAAGACTATCAATGTTGCTGTCGTCGGTCTTTCGGGCACTGAGAAAGACAAAGGGCAGCTCGGCGTTGGGAAATCATGTCTGTGTAATCGTTTCATGCGTTCTTTGAACGATGATTATAACGTGGACCATATATCAGTGTTGTCACAG TCGGATTTCAGTGGCCGAGTGGTGAACAACGATCACTTCCTATATTGGGGGGAAGTGACGAAGATGGCTGAAGATGGAACAGAATATCAGTTTCAAGTGATAGAGCACACTGAGTTTATAGATGATGCGTCTTTCCAGCCGTTCAAAGGTGGTAAGATGGAGCCATACGCGAAGAGATGCGCGGCCACGAAAATTACCAGTGCAGAGAAGCTTATGTACATTTGCAAGAATCAATTGGGTATAGAGAAAGAGTACGAGCAGAAAGTTCTGCCGGATGGTAAATTAAatatcgatggttttttgtgtgTATTCGATGTAAGTGTTGTGCCGAACAGGTCTATGGAAAAGCAAGTTGAAATAGTAGCAAACATAATGAATAATCTAATGAAAACTAAGAAGCCCATTGTCTTGGTAACGACTAAGAACGACGATGCGAATGAGCAGTACGTGAAAGAGGCTGAGAAATTGGTAATGCGTAAAGAATATAAAAGTTCGATTTTAATAGTCGAAACCTCGGCGCACGAGAATATTAATATCGATTTGGCATTTATAATTGTGGCTCAATTAATTGATAAGACCAAAACGCGCAGTAAAGTGACGCCGTTCGCTGAAGCGGCCAGAGCCAGGAAGGAGCTTCTGGACGCATCGACGGAATCTCTGCAAAGATTAATCCGAATACACGTTACTGATTATCGAGCACTGTGGTCTCACGCATCTAAGAAGCTGGCGCAGCACAAAGAATTTACAACGTTTGTGGAGCTGTTTGGCATCGATGCAACCCAAAGATTATTTAGGAGACACATCAAGAAGTTGAAAGATGAACAAGTGGCAAAGAAAATTCAGGGATATTTGAACATGCTACCTGACATCCTTCACGAAATGTGCTCTGGCTTAACAAACTTGATTAACGA AGAATGGTCGGCGGTACAACAATATATGAAAGAACATCCCGATTTTCATCAATATTTCTACGAATGCCCCGAGGATATTTCGTGGATCGATTGTGATTTCGGTGACAACAATGGAACAAAGATTCCGTACGATGTTTTGGAAACACCGGAGGCTGCAAATGTCTTTAAGACTCACACAAGTATGCTGCAACAAGAGCAACGACGTTTAGA ACTTCCCAAAAG ATGGAAGAAGCAGTTTAAGCAACTGTTAGAAGAAACTGGTTACGTTACGCCAGGAAAGCACTTATCCGAAGTCAGAGTGCTTTTTATGGGCAGGGAGTGCTTTGAGGCTCTTTCTCACCACGATTGCCAAGAGATATATGACCAACATCAGAAAGAAATTGTTGAGAAAGCCAAACATAACTTTCAA GAACTGTTACTGGAACATGCCGATTTGTTCTACCACTTCAAGAGTATAGCTCCGTCTGGAACTATAACACAAGATGACATTAAGGAAATAACGGATGCGTTGGTGGACGATTTTAG GTATAAAGCTTTAGATAGACTGGATCAAGATAGAAAATTAATGCTTTTTCAACACTTGGGTTTTGTACATTGTCCGATAAGGGAGCACTGTCCGGCTTATCCGAACTGCATGGACGCGCTCATAGAACGAATACTCGGAACGAAAGCCCACAG GCCTTCTTCCTGGAACCACAGTAGCCAGTGGCAGTTGACATCTGATAACAATCAATTAAATTTAGTTATACTTGGAAGTAATGGGCTGGGCGAAGAGTTCGCTCGTGAAATAAGAGCCCAGACAGAGGACGACGAAGTGGAGATCGATTGTCAATTGTATACGCTTGGATATCGAATTATTGACGGAGATGTTGGTCTGCCGCACAATTCATTTACTACTTCTGACTTTATGCCACACG GATCCTTTTGTATTTACTCGAACGAGGATTCGTTTGAATATATCCGCTCTTCTCTGGAGAAGACATTATTGTCAAATCTGGAGCAAGAGGACAGGTTGCCATTTCAAGGATTACCTATTGTTATCATGTTTGTGCCAGAATCCACTATAGATGAGATGGAAGCGATAAGGCTTAGGGAAGAGGGCCAGAATCTTGCAGACAG CTTGCAGTGCCCCTTTATCGATGTCTGCATAGAAGACTTAGAACAAGACAAAAGGTTTCCTACTCCACTCGTGAAGGATGCATTACAGCAGCTGATACAATCCATAAATCACAGAGCAggttttctgaatatttaccaAAGCGTCATCGAATGCCTAGAGCCCGATATTAG aataATAATGTGCATGTTTTGCGGAGATCCTTATTCCGTGGAGAATGTGCTTGGCCCTTTACTCAATCATCAGTGTTGTTTTCTTAgtggcgatcgatcgatcgttttGGAAACATTTCTAGGAGAATCGAAACGGAGAGTTGAAGTTATAATCTCAAGTTTCCACGGGGCGAATGCATTTAGAGACGAGTTGGTGCACGGTTTTATATTGGTTTATTCGACGAAACGGAAAGCATCGCTCGCGACCCTTAA CGCATTCTCCATGAATATACCAAACCTACCGATTCAAATAATGGCTGTGACTGATACTGGAGGTGCTAACGCTTTCTTCAGTAGTGACTTGAGTCATTTACTTATCACGGAAGGGAATGCAACGGCCGATAGATTACAAGCACATTTTATGACCTCAGCGTCCAGTTGCCAACAGAAAA CGGCATTTTATACACCGTTCTTCAAGGAAGTGTGGGAGAAGAAGCCCGAAATCGAGCAGGCATTTAACATGGAAGAGCCGGGCAATTTGAACGACAGCGGCGAAGGAACTTTAGAATATTCCGCTCTGCACCCTATGCCGCCGCCGCGGCACGAAAGCTACCACCTCCAAACGCCCGATGACGG TATGTCTGTAACTTTTAGAAGCGGCTCCGAGTCGTACGAGCAGTTAACTCCTGACGGTGATCTCGGGGACACAGGTCTGAACGAACAGTTTGCGGACAATAGAGCCACGCCTAGCGACGACAGTGATATTTATAGTCAAGTAGATTTTTATAGAGAAGACAGGGAAAGGGATTTGTTAAAGACGGGAGATATTACAAGCAAACTATCCG GTTGGGTGAAGGATACGTTTATGCACCAAGACGGAGTAACCAATAGTTACCCTCACAGAGCATTCACTACGGGTAGACGCCATATATCCCAAACGAAGCCGCGGCCGAAAGGGAACAGCCAAACTCTGAAGCAACCCGGAAAGATCAATTTGAAGGACTTCTCGAACGTAACGGACGTCATAGCTAAAATGACCATAGGCGAGAAGGACGAGCACGGCCCGAAAATGACAATGGGCCATGCTCCCCTCGCTACGCCTGAATTGGTAGATCTGGGCTCTGAGTACGCCCAAGTGAAGGATGTTGTATATTCTTCTTATGACGGTGGTTATATGTACGCTTTGGTACAAGACTCCATTGGGAATAACAAAACAAAGCTGCGCCATAGACGCGAGAAGGGCCAACCCT CGTACAGCGACTCTGATTCGGAGCGAAGTTCTCTGGAAAGGCACAGGGTAGCCGACGTCTCGGGCAAAGGGAACAAGAAACCAGCGACGCACAAAAGGATTCGTAAAAAAACGTCTTTGGCTAGCATGGGAAGCGGAGACGGTATTATTCAGCTGGGTTACAGTGTCAAAGAAGATAAAAATTGGCGACTAAATACAGTTGAAAGAG TATCCAGTGAGACTCCAGACTCGTCCGAGTCCAGTGATCCAGACATTACTTCGAGATCGAGATCGAAACAATACAGACACGCGGCCGCGAATCTGCGGAAGAGATTTGGGAATTCGTTGCCGCAACAACACTTGCCCGCAACGTCGCAACGCCCGTACAACATGAAGCATATGACGCAAGAGATGTTCAGCGCTTCCT ATGACGAGTCCAGCCTGGACGTTTCGTCGCCGCGAGAGATTAATTCTCCTAGT TTCGGTATATTAAACAAGGTAAAGGATGGCGATAAATTGAACAGAAAGAAGGACAAGCAAAAGGCGAAGGAGGACGAAAAGCTGGAGAAACGTCGGCAGAAAGAGGAGAAGCTGAAGAAAAAcgcggagaaggagaaggaaagggagaagaagaagcaggagAAGATAAAGCAGACTAAAGGGTCTGGCGGAGGATTGAGTCAAGTGCAGCAGCAGCCTTTGATCGAAGACTTTGCTCAGAGCGAGACGAATCGAATACCTCTGTTCCTCGAGAAATGCGTGCAATTTATCGAGGACGAGGGATTGGATTCCGAAGGTATATATAGGGTTCCTGGAAATCGAGCGCACGTTGAACTTCTCTTTCAGAAATTCGAAGAAG ATGGAAATGTGGACATACACGCATTGGATATACCAGTTAATGCCGTTGCAACCGCTCTAAAAGACTTCTTTTCAAAGAGGCTACCGCCGCTGATCGACAAAGATCGCATGACCGAGCTCGAGGACATATCGG GTGCACGCGGTATCAGCAAACCAATGTCCGCAACATGCATGAACATGGAGG ATCGAAGCTGCAGATTATTGGCCCTACGTTTCATGCTCAACAAATTGAACCCGGTGAACTTCGATGTACTGAAATTTATCTTTCACCATTTTGTAAA AGTGGCCGAGAATTGTAAACTAAACAGTATGGACAGTAAAAATCTGGCGATCTGCTGGTGGCCTACGCTATTACCCATAGAATTTAACGATCTCGGCAGATTCGAGTCGATGAGGCCATACTTGGAGGACGTCGTGCAAACGATGATCGATCAGTATCCCTTCCTGTTCTGCGGCGAGGAGGCTATCGTAATGGTGTAG
- the Rhogapp190 gene encoding rho GTPase-activating protein 190 isoform X1, protein MARKGDNIKTINVAVVGLSGTEKDKGQLGVGKSCLCNRFMRSLNDDYNVDHISVLSQSDFSGRVVNNDHFLYWGEVTKMAEDGTEYQFQVIEHTEFIDDASFQPFKGGKMEPYAKRCAATKITSAEKLMYICKNQLGIEKEYEQKVLPDGKLNIDGFLCVFDVSVVPNRSMEKQVEIVANIMNNLMKTKKPIVLVTTKNDDANEQYVKEAEKLVMRKEYKSSILIVETSAHENINIDLAFIIVAQLIDKTKTRSKVTPFAEAARARKELLDASTESLQRLIRIHVTDYRALWSHASKKLAQHKEFTTFVELFGIDATQRLFRRHIKKLKDEQVAKKIQGYLNMLPDILHEMCSGLTNLINEEWSAVQQYMKEHPDFHQYFYECPEDISWIDCDFGDNNGTKIPYDVLETPEAANVFKTHTSMLQQEQRRLELPKRWKKQFKQLLEETGYVTPGKHLSEVRVLFMGRECFEALSHHDCQEIYDQHQKEIVEKAKHNFQELLLEHADLFYHFKSIAPSGTITQDDIKEITDALVDDFRYKALDRLDQDRKLMLFQHLGFVHCPIREHCPAYPNCMDALIERILGTKAHRPSSWNHSSQWQLTSDNNQLNLVILGSNGLGEEFAREIRAQTEDDEVEIDCQLYTLGYRIIDGDVGLPHNSFTTSDFMPHGSFCIYSNEDSFEYIRSSLEKTLLSNLEQEDRLPFQGLPIVIMFVPESTIDEMEAIRLREEGQNLADSLQCPFIDVCIEDLEQDKRFPTPLVKDALQQLIQSINHRAGFLNIYQSVIECLEPDIRIIMCMFCGDPYSVENVLGPLLNHQCCFLSGDRSIVLETFLGESKRRVEVIISSFHGANAFRDELVHGFILVYSTKRKASLATLNAFSMNIPNLPIQIMAVTDTGGANAFFSSDLSHLLITEGNATADRLQAHFMTSASSCQQKTAFYTPFFKEVWEKKPEIEQAFNMEEPGNLNDSGEGTLEYSALHPMPPPRHESYHLQTPDDGMSVTFRSGSESYEQLTPDGDLGDTGLNEQFADNRATPSDDSDIYSQVDFYREDRERDLLKTGDITSKLSGWVKDTFMHQDGVTNSYPHRAFTTGRRHISQTKPRPKGNSQTLKQPGKINLKDFSNVTDVIAKMTIGEKDEHGPKMTMGHAPLATPELVDLGSEYAQVKDVVYSSYDGGYMYALVQDSIGNNKTKLRHRREKGQPSYSDSDSERSSLERHRVADVSGKGNKKPATHKRIRKKTSLASMGSGDGIIQLGYSVKEDKNWRLNTVERVSSETPDSSESSDPDITSRSRSKQYRHAAANLRKRFGNSLPQQHLPATSQRPYNMKHMTQEMFSASSRHRSDNTFGNIPDDESSLDVSSPREINSPSFGILNKVKDGDKLNRKKDKQKAKEDEKLEKRRQKEEKLKKNAEKEKEREKKKQEKIKQTKGSGGGLSQVQQQPLIEDFAQSETNRIPLFLEKCVQFIEDEGLDSEGIYRVPGNRAHVELLFQKFEEDGNVDIHALDIPVNAVATALKDFFSKRLPPLIDKDRMTELEDISGARGISKPMSATCMNMEDRSCRLLALRFMLNKLNPVNFDVLKFIFHHFVKVAENCKLNSMDSKNLAICWWPTLLPIEFNDLGRFESMRPYLEDVVQTMIDQYPFLFCGEEAIVMV, encoded by the exons ATGGCAAGGAAAGGTGATAACATTAAGACTATCAATGTTGCTGTCGTCGGTCTTTCGGGCACTGAGAAAGACAAAGGGCAGCTCGGCGTTGGGAAATCATGTCTGTGTAATCGTTTCATGCGTTCTTTGAACGATGATTATAACGTGGACCATATATCAGTGTTGTCACAG TCGGATTTCAGTGGCCGAGTGGTGAACAACGATCACTTCCTATATTGGGGGGAAGTGACGAAGATGGCTGAAGATGGAACAGAATATCAGTTTCAAGTGATAGAGCACACTGAGTTTATAGATGATGCGTCTTTCCAGCCGTTCAAAGGTGGTAAGATGGAGCCATACGCGAAGAGATGCGCGGCCACGAAAATTACCAGTGCAGAGAAGCTTATGTACATTTGCAAGAATCAATTGGGTATAGAGAAAGAGTACGAGCAGAAAGTTCTGCCGGATGGTAAATTAAatatcgatggttttttgtgtgTATTCGATGTAAGTGTTGTGCCGAACAGGTCTATGGAAAAGCAAGTTGAAATAGTAGCAAACATAATGAATAATCTAATGAAAACTAAGAAGCCCATTGTCTTGGTAACGACTAAGAACGACGATGCGAATGAGCAGTACGTGAAAGAGGCTGAGAAATTGGTAATGCGTAAAGAATATAAAAGTTCGATTTTAATAGTCGAAACCTCGGCGCACGAGAATATTAATATCGATTTGGCATTTATAATTGTGGCTCAATTAATTGATAAGACCAAAACGCGCAGTAAAGTGACGCCGTTCGCTGAAGCGGCCAGAGCCAGGAAGGAGCTTCTGGACGCATCGACGGAATCTCTGCAAAGATTAATCCGAATACACGTTACTGATTATCGAGCACTGTGGTCTCACGCATCTAAGAAGCTGGCGCAGCACAAAGAATTTACAACGTTTGTGGAGCTGTTTGGCATCGATGCAACCCAAAGATTATTTAGGAGACACATCAAGAAGTTGAAAGATGAACAAGTGGCAAAGAAAATTCAGGGATATTTGAACATGCTACCTGACATCCTTCACGAAATGTGCTCTGGCTTAACAAACTTGATTAACGA AGAATGGTCGGCGGTACAACAATATATGAAAGAACATCCCGATTTTCATCAATATTTCTACGAATGCCCCGAGGATATTTCGTGGATCGATTGTGATTTCGGTGACAACAATGGAACAAAGATTCCGTACGATGTTTTGGAAACACCGGAGGCTGCAAATGTCTTTAAGACTCACACAAGTATGCTGCAACAAGAGCAACGACGTTTAGA ACTTCCCAAAAG ATGGAAGAAGCAGTTTAAGCAACTGTTAGAAGAAACTGGTTACGTTACGCCAGGAAAGCACTTATCCGAAGTCAGAGTGCTTTTTATGGGCAGGGAGTGCTTTGAGGCTCTTTCTCACCACGATTGCCAAGAGATATATGACCAACATCAGAAAGAAATTGTTGAGAAAGCCAAACATAACTTTCAA GAACTGTTACTGGAACATGCCGATTTGTTCTACCACTTCAAGAGTATAGCTCCGTCTGGAACTATAACACAAGATGACATTAAGGAAATAACGGATGCGTTGGTGGACGATTTTAG GTATAAAGCTTTAGATAGACTGGATCAAGATAGAAAATTAATGCTTTTTCAACACTTGGGTTTTGTACATTGTCCGATAAGGGAGCACTGTCCGGCTTATCCGAACTGCATGGACGCGCTCATAGAACGAATACTCGGAACGAAAGCCCACAG GCCTTCTTCCTGGAACCACAGTAGCCAGTGGCAGTTGACATCTGATAACAATCAATTAAATTTAGTTATACTTGGAAGTAATGGGCTGGGCGAAGAGTTCGCTCGTGAAATAAGAGCCCAGACAGAGGACGACGAAGTGGAGATCGATTGTCAATTGTATACGCTTGGATATCGAATTATTGACGGAGATGTTGGTCTGCCGCACAATTCATTTACTACTTCTGACTTTATGCCACACG GATCCTTTTGTATTTACTCGAACGAGGATTCGTTTGAATATATCCGCTCTTCTCTGGAGAAGACATTATTGTCAAATCTGGAGCAAGAGGACAGGTTGCCATTTCAAGGATTACCTATTGTTATCATGTTTGTGCCAGAATCCACTATAGATGAGATGGAAGCGATAAGGCTTAGGGAAGAGGGCCAGAATCTTGCAGACAG CTTGCAGTGCCCCTTTATCGATGTCTGCATAGAAGACTTAGAACAAGACAAAAGGTTTCCTACTCCACTCGTGAAGGATGCATTACAGCAGCTGATACAATCCATAAATCACAGAGCAggttttctgaatatttaccaAAGCGTCATCGAATGCCTAGAGCCCGATATTAG aataATAATGTGCATGTTTTGCGGAGATCCTTATTCCGTGGAGAATGTGCTTGGCCCTTTACTCAATCATCAGTGTTGTTTTCTTAgtggcgatcgatcgatcgttttGGAAACATTTCTAGGAGAATCGAAACGGAGAGTTGAAGTTATAATCTCAAGTTTCCACGGGGCGAATGCATTTAGAGACGAGTTGGTGCACGGTTTTATATTGGTTTATTCGACGAAACGGAAAGCATCGCTCGCGACCCTTAA CGCATTCTCCATGAATATACCAAACCTACCGATTCAAATAATGGCTGTGACTGATACTGGAGGTGCTAACGCTTTCTTCAGTAGTGACTTGAGTCATTTACTTATCACGGAAGGGAATGCAACGGCCGATAGATTACAAGCACATTTTATGACCTCAGCGTCCAGTTGCCAACAGAAAA CGGCATTTTATACACCGTTCTTCAAGGAAGTGTGGGAGAAGAAGCCCGAAATCGAGCAGGCATTTAACATGGAAGAGCCGGGCAATTTGAACGACAGCGGCGAAGGAACTTTAGAATATTCCGCTCTGCACCCTATGCCGCCGCCGCGGCACGAAAGCTACCACCTCCAAACGCCCGATGACGG TATGTCTGTAACTTTTAGAAGCGGCTCCGAGTCGTACGAGCAGTTAACTCCTGACGGTGATCTCGGGGACACAGGTCTGAACGAACAGTTTGCGGACAATAGAGCCACGCCTAGCGACGACAGTGATATTTATAGTCAAGTAGATTTTTATAGAGAAGACAGGGAAAGGGATTTGTTAAAGACGGGAGATATTACAAGCAAACTATCCG GTTGGGTGAAGGATACGTTTATGCACCAAGACGGAGTAACCAATAGTTACCCTCACAGAGCATTCACTACGGGTAGACGCCATATATCCCAAACGAAGCCGCGGCCGAAAGGGAACAGCCAAACTCTGAAGCAACCCGGAAAGATCAATTTGAAGGACTTCTCGAACGTAACGGACGTCATAGCTAAAATGACCATAGGCGAGAAGGACGAGCACGGCCCGAAAATGACAATGGGCCATGCTCCCCTCGCTACGCCTGAATTGGTAGATCTGGGCTCTGAGTACGCCCAAGTGAAGGATGTTGTATATTCTTCTTATGACGGTGGTTATATGTACGCTTTGGTACAAGACTCCATTGGGAATAACAAAACAAAGCTGCGCCATAGACGCGAGAAGGGCCAACCCT CGTACAGCGACTCTGATTCGGAGCGAAGTTCTCTGGAAAGGCACAGGGTAGCCGACGTCTCGGGCAAAGGGAACAAGAAACCAGCGACGCACAAAAGGATTCGTAAAAAAACGTCTTTGGCTAGCATGGGAAGCGGAGACGGTATTATTCAGCTGGGTTACAGTGTCAAAGAAGATAAAAATTGGCGACTAAATACAGTTGAAAGAG TATCCAGTGAGACTCCAGACTCGTCCGAGTCCAGTGATCCAGACATTACTTCGAGATCGAGATCGAAACAATACAGACACGCGGCCGCGAATCTGCGGAAGAGATTTGGGAATTCGTTGCCGCAACAACACTTGCCCGCAACGTCGCAACGCCCGTACAACATGAAGCATATGACGCAAGAGATGTTCAGCGCTTCCT cgAGGCACAGGAGTGACAATACCTTTGGCAACATTCCAGATGACGAGTCCAGCCTGGACGTTTCGTCGCCGCGAGAGATTAATTCTCCTAGT TTCGGTATATTAAACAAGGTAAAGGATGGCGATAAATTGAACAGAAAGAAGGACAAGCAAAAGGCGAAGGAGGACGAAAAGCTGGAGAAACGTCGGCAGAAAGAGGAGAAGCTGAAGAAAAAcgcggagaaggagaaggaaagggagaagaagaagcaggagAAGATAAAGCAGACTAAAGGGTCTGGCGGAGGATTGAGTCAAGTGCAGCAGCAGCCTTTGATCGAAGACTTTGCTCAGAGCGAGACGAATCGAATACCTCTGTTCCTCGAGAAATGCGTGCAATTTATCGAGGACGAGGGATTGGATTCCGAAGGTATATATAGGGTTCCTGGAAATCGAGCGCACGTTGAACTTCTCTTTCAGAAATTCGAAGAAG ATGGAAATGTGGACATACACGCATTGGATATACCAGTTAATGCCGTTGCAACCGCTCTAAAAGACTTCTTTTCAAAGAGGCTACCGCCGCTGATCGACAAAGATCGCATGACCGAGCTCGAGGACATATCGG GTGCACGCGGTATCAGCAAACCAATGTCCGCAACATGCATGAACATGGAGG ATCGAAGCTGCAGATTATTGGCCCTACGTTTCATGCTCAACAAATTGAACCCGGTGAACTTCGATGTACTGAAATTTATCTTTCACCATTTTGTAAA AGTGGCCGAGAATTGTAAACTAAACAGTATGGACAGTAAAAATCTGGCGATCTGCTGGTGGCCTACGCTATTACCCATAGAATTTAACGATCTCGGCAGATTCGAGTCGATGAGGCCATACTTGGAGGACGTCGTGCAAACGATGATCGATCAGTATCCCTTCCTGTTCTGCGGCGAGGAGGCTATCGTAATGGTGTAG